One window of Microbacterium sp. Root61 genomic DNA carries:
- a CDS encoding IclR family transcriptional regulator — translation MSDSRPQVPAADQTLRILSHLARQPGPVSAQTLATTLEIPRSSVYHLLDALQQHGFVVHLAAERRWGLGTAAFELAGGFARQQPLARLGRPLAGALTDRIGESTHLAVMTGRDVLYIVEERAARRPALVTDVGVRLPAHLTATGRAMLAALSREQVRALYPDASSFADRTGRGPQNPRELRDELRRVRTDGYAVEDGEVSLGLRSVAVAVLDHAGWPAAAFAVTFPDDRALDLDALVTDVSRTARELGRRIGGVRA, via the coding sequence ATGTCAGACAGTCGCCCTCAGGTGCCCGCCGCCGATCAGACGCTGCGCATCCTCTCCCACCTCGCCCGTCAGCCCGGTCCGGTCTCCGCGCAGACGCTCGCGACGACGCTGGAGATCCCCCGCTCCAGCGTCTACCACCTGCTGGACGCTCTGCAGCAGCACGGGTTCGTGGTCCATCTGGCTGCCGAACGGCGGTGGGGCCTCGGCACGGCGGCATTCGAGCTGGCCGGCGGCTTCGCCCGCCAGCAGCCCCTCGCGCGGCTCGGTCGGCCCCTCGCCGGCGCCCTCACGGACCGCATCGGCGAGAGCACTCACCTCGCGGTCATGACCGGGCGCGACGTGCTCTACATCGTCGAGGAGCGCGCTGCCCGCCGACCCGCACTCGTCACGGACGTCGGCGTGCGACTTCCCGCACACCTCACCGCCACCGGCCGCGCCATGCTGGCGGCCCTCTCACGCGAGCAGGTGCGCGCACTGTATCCGGATGCCTCGTCCTTCGCCGACCGGACGGGCCGGGGCCCGCAGAACCCGCGTGAGCTGCGGGACGAGCTGCGTCGCGTGCGCACCGACGGGTACGCGGTCGAGGACGGCGAGGTGAGTCTCGGGCTGCGCTCGGTCGCCGTCGCAGTGCTGGATCACGCCGGATGGCCCGCTGCCGCGTTCGCCGTGACCTTCCCGGACGACCGCGCGCTCGACCTGGACGCGCTCGTCACCGACGTGTCACGCACCGCTCGCGAGCTCGGCCGCCGGATCGGCGGGGTTCGCGCGTAG
- a CDS encoding VOC family protein, with amino-acid sequence MFENARGAAVIAASDLARARSFYEGVLGLTPDEVQDDAEAVYYKLGGVPLMVYRSGYAGTAQNTVFALETDDLAGAMASLREKGVSFMEYDFPGLTTVDGVAELAGERASWFTDSEGNILALSQRT; translated from the coding sequence ATGTTCGAGAATGCACGAGGCGCCGCCGTGATCGCGGCGTCAGATCTTGCCCGTGCTCGATCGTTCTACGAAGGCGTCCTGGGGCTGACGCCGGATGAGGTGCAGGACGACGCGGAGGCGGTCTATTACAAACTCGGCGGGGTTCCGCTGATGGTCTATCGCTCCGGCTACGCCGGGACGGCCCAGAACACCGTCTTCGCGCTGGAGACCGACGACCTGGCGGGAGCCATGGCGTCGCTGCGCGAGAAGGGCGTCTCCTTCATGGAGTACGACTTCCCCGGGCTGACGACCGTCGACGGTGTCGCGGAACTGGCCGGTGAGCGCGCGTCGTGGTTCACCGACAGCGAGGGCAACATCCTCGCGCTGAGCCAGCGGACCTGA
- a CDS encoding YbaK/EbsC family protein yields MTEHLPTRSRIVHDALRSAGIEGAIVVLPDAASTAPLAAAALGVEVGAIANSLVFWSDDEPLLVMTSGAHRVDTAALAERLGRGKIARATPEQVRDATGQAIGGVAPTGHPSPLPTVIDEALAAFPELWAAGGTPHTVFPLTYDELVRLTGGTVAQVD; encoded by the coding sequence GTGACCGAACACCTGCCCACTCGCAGCCGCATCGTCCATGACGCCCTCCGCTCCGCGGGGATCGAGGGCGCGATCGTCGTGCTTCCGGATGCCGCGTCCACCGCGCCCCTGGCCGCTGCGGCGCTCGGAGTCGAGGTCGGCGCGATCGCGAACAGCCTCGTGTTCTGGTCGGACGACGAGCCGCTGCTGGTCATGACGAGCGGCGCCCATCGCGTCGACACCGCGGCGCTGGCCGAGCGCCTCGGCCGCGGGAAGATCGCGCGCGCCACCCCGGAGCAGGTGCGGGATGCCACGGGCCAGGCCATCGGCGGAGTCGCTCCCACGGGGCATCCGTCGCCGCTGCCGACCGTGATCGACGAGGCGCTCGCCGCCTTCCCGGAGCTGTGGGCCGCGGGAGGCACACCGCACACGGTGTTCCCGCTCACCTACGACGAGCTCGTGCGCCTCACCGGCGGGACCGTCGCCCAGGTCGACTGA
- the hutH gene encoding histidine ammonia-lyase, protein MNAPAVTHQLTDVVVGGTPLRPDDVVAVARYGARVRIDPAGLTRIAEARALVDALADDPEPHYGISTGFGALATTFIAPERRMQLQESLIRSHAAGTGPEVEREVVRALQLLRLQTLATGHTGVRPVVVETYAAMLNAGITPIVREFGSLGCSGDLAPLSHVALAAMGEGDVRVADGDVVAASEALAAAGIAPLVLREKEGLALINGTDGMLGMLLLAAYDLSVLLQTADVAAAMSIESQLGTDAVFAADLMALRPQTGQAASAANLRAFLGDSPMVASHKGPECTRVQDAYSLRCAPQVHGAARDTLDHALLIASRELAAAVDNPVITDDGRVESNGNFHGAPIAYVLDFLAIAVADVASISERRTDRALDPARSHGLPPFLAHEVGVDSGLMIAQYAAAGIVSELKRLAVPASVDSIPSSAMQEDHVSMGWAAARKLRRSIDGLGRVLAIEVLTGARAIDLRAPLQAGPATGAVHDLVRTVAGGPGPDRFLSPEIEAVTALVASGAIASAASAAVTKDNA, encoded by the coding sequence ATGAATGCGCCCGCCGTCACCCATCAGCTCACGGATGTCGTCGTGGGAGGCACGCCCCTGCGGCCCGACGACGTGGTCGCCGTCGCCCGCTACGGCGCGCGCGTCCGGATCGATCCCGCCGGTCTCACCCGCATCGCCGAGGCCCGTGCCCTCGTCGACGCCCTCGCAGATGACCCCGAGCCGCACTACGGAATCTCGACGGGCTTCGGCGCGCTCGCCACGACCTTCATCGCCCCCGAGCGCCGGATGCAGCTGCAGGAGAGCCTCATCCGCTCGCACGCGGCCGGCACCGGACCCGAGGTCGAACGCGAGGTGGTGCGCGCGCTGCAGCTGCTGCGCCTGCAGACGCTCGCCACCGGACACACCGGCGTCCGCCCGGTCGTCGTCGAGACGTACGCCGCGATGCTGAACGCCGGCATCACCCCGATCGTGCGCGAGTTCGGCTCGCTCGGGTGCTCGGGCGACCTCGCGCCACTCTCGCACGTGGCCCTGGCCGCGATGGGCGAAGGCGACGTGCGTGTCGCGGACGGGGACGTCGTCGCGGCATCCGAAGCCCTTGCCGCCGCTGGAATCGCGCCGCTCGTGCTGCGCGAGAAGGAAGGTCTCGCGCTGATCAACGGCACCGACGGGATGCTCGGGATGCTGCTGCTCGCCGCGTACGACCTGTCGGTGTTGCTGCAGACCGCGGATGTCGCAGCGGCGATGTCGATCGAGAGCCAGCTGGGCACCGACGCGGTCTTCGCAGCGGACCTCATGGCGCTGCGCCCGCAGACCGGCCAGGCCGCGTCCGCCGCGAACCTGCGCGCCTTCCTCGGCGACTCGCCGATGGTCGCGAGCCACAAGGGCCCCGAGTGCACACGCGTGCAGGACGCGTACTCGCTGCGCTGCGCCCCGCAGGTGCACGGCGCCGCGCGCGACACGCTCGATCACGCGCTGCTGATCGCCTCGCGCGAGCTCGCGGCGGCCGTGGACAACCCGGTCATCACCGACGACGGCCGGGTCGAATCCAACGGAAACTTCCACGGGGCGCCGATCGCGTACGTGCTCGACTTCCTCGCCATCGCCGTGGCCGACGTCGCCTCGATCTCGGAACGCCGCACCGACCGCGCGCTCGACCCGGCCCGCAGCCACGGGCTGCCGCCGTTCCTCGCCCACGAGGTCGGTGTCGATTCGGGGCTGATGATCGCGCAGTACGCCGCGGCCGGGATCGTCTCGGAGCTCAAGCGACTCGCGGTCCCGGCATCCGTGGACTCCATCCCCTCCAGCGCGATGCAGGAGGACCACGTCTCGATGGGGTGGGCGGCCGCTCGCAAGCTGCGCCGCTCCATCGACGGCCTCGGTCGCGTGCTCGCGATCGAGGTGCTCACCGGGGCGCGCGCGATCGACCTGCGTGCACCCCTGCAGGCGGGCCCCGCCACCGGCGCCGTGCACGACCTCGTGCGCACCGTCGCCGGCGGCCCCGGCCCCGACCGCTTCCTCTCACCCGAGATCGAGGCCGTGACCGCGCTCGTCGCGTCCGGCGCCATCGCCTCCGCCGCCTCGGCGGCCGTCACGAAGGACAACGCATGA